One window of Mixophyes fleayi isolate aMixFle1 chromosome 3, aMixFle1.hap1, whole genome shotgun sequence genomic DNA carries:
- the LOC142142518 gene encoding uncharacterized protein LOC142142518 yields MRHEVKHKQPRAQSRNRFIVTGRYGGISLSKEGELPVLGCYVVLFASPSGILLDTNLNKPGKITQKPEARDAGISRPHPENFPVLEKDGDLDTFLRGFEKTCRQYELAEDQWAQYLTPGLRGKALEDFADLPPEMDGNYEAIKSALLQRFNITPEAHRQKFRDLKRSASDTYSGLVAQLCASFKQWVGGLQITTFDALQDLMIQEQFLTLCPADVKEWVVDRDPTSSAEAARLADKYIVTRAPAAKRGTFVPGQSAWKGGRPGGSTPPPSTLSPTVSSSFGRVGAKPAVGDTRRCFVCNQVGHISTTCPEKKTSSSSAGGVPSLQSSPAVLCVAGPEGGRTDNLQTVTVGGKVTVGLRDTGADVTLVHSELVGLEDFIPGKCISVKGVGGINLTVPVAKVYLDWGAGRGIRDVGVSDNMPIHVLLGTDLGRMLSQYVCNDNLIATPVTVSESTESTKVCSQVAGGDKEKVCSIAPEMCKPGCDRDRECLIISDVGNDANVTVL; encoded by the exons ATGAGGCATGAGGTTAAACACAAACAACCACGAGCACAGAGCCGAAACAGATTTATTGTGACAGGGAGGTATGGAGGGATTTCATTAAGCAAAGAGGGAGAACTTCCTGTTCTTGGATGCTATGTAGTCTTATTTGCTTCTCCCAGTGGCAtactattggatacaaatttaaacaagccagggaaaATTACCCAGAAG ccagaagccagagatgctggtattagcagaccccatcctgagaatttccctgtattggaaaaagatggggatttggatacttttttgcgAGGTTTTGAAAAGACATGCCGACAGTATGAACTGGCcgaagatcagtgggcacaatatttaacccctggtttgcgaggtaaagcattagaagactttgcagatcttccacctgagatggacggaaattatgaggcaatcaaaagtgccctgttgcaacgttttaacatcaccccagaggcgcataggcagaaattcagagatttaaaacgcagtgcctctgacacatattcaggacttgtggcccagctgtgtgcttcattcaaacagtgggttggagggctacagatcaccacctttgatgctctgcaagatttgatgatccaggagcagtttctgactttgtgcccagctgatgtgaaggaatgggtagtggatcgggaccctacatcatctgcggaagcagctagactggctgacaagtacattgtcacccgggcacctgcagctaaaagaggaacttttgtgccagggcagtcggcctggaaagggggccggccaggaggatcaacgccacccccctcaacactatcacccactgtttcttcatcttttgggagggttggggccaagcctgctgtgggagacacccgcaggtgttttgtgtgcaaccaggtggggcacattagtaccacctgtccagagaagaagaccagttcatcctccgctgggggggtaccttccctgcaatcttcaccagctgtcctgtgtgttgcgggaccagaagggggccgaacggacaacctacaaacagtcactgtgggtggcaaggtaactgtggggttaagagacactggtgcggatgttacgttagtacattcagaactggtaggattagaggacttcattccaggaaaatgtatttctgtgaaaggggtgggtggaattaaccttactgtacctgtagccaaagtttaccttgattggggtgctggaagaggtataagggatgtcggggtctcggataatatgcctatacatgtgttactggggacagatttaggaagaatgttgtctcaaTATGTCTGTAATGACAATCTCAttgccacccctgttactgtgtcagaatcaactgaaagtaccaaagtttgttcccaggtagcaggaggtgacaaggaaaaggtctgttcaattgcacctgaaatgtgtaaaccaggatgtgacagggacagggaatgtcttattatatctgatgtaggtaatgatgctaatgtcactgtgttataa